In Streptomyces sp. V4I8, one genomic interval encodes:
- a CDS encoding ATP-binding protein, protein MRLAKVLTVLLASGSAHRTFRSRRNGGLMTPCCAAALTSSDQCGLRRHPADQSASIILRAEPRSVSAAREFVKDVLQGWEVASGGDVLATARLLVSELFTNAVIHGDSSAVQLALAVRGSVLRIEVVDNGGSPQEFHEVDAAPTDEHGRGLLLVRELAERWGQFTERTGTRVWFDLALTS, encoded by the coding sequence ATGCGACTGGCGAAGGTGCTCACTGTGCTGCTTGCAAGCGGTAGTGCCCACAGAACGTTCAGGAGCCGTCGCAACGGAGGATTGATGACGCCATGCTGTGCGGCCGCACTGACGTCGTCGGATCAATGTGGGTTACGGCGACATCCGGCTGACCAGTCGGCATCCATCATTCTGCGGGCCGAGCCACGTTCGGTGTCGGCCGCGAGAGAGTTCGTCAAGGACGTCCTTCAGGGTTGGGAAGTCGCGTCGGGCGGGGACGTGCTCGCCACGGCCCGCCTGCTGGTTTCGGAACTGTTCACCAATGCTGTGATCCACGGAGATTCCTCGGCGGTTCAGTTGGCGCTGGCGGTCAGGGGCAGCGTCCTTCGCATAGAGGTCGTCGACAACGGAGGATCACCCCAGGAGTTCCATGAGGTCGACGCCGCCCCGACGGACGAACACGGCCGCGGTCTGCTCCTTGTTCGCGAACTGGCCGAGCGCTGGGGCCAATTCACCGAGCGTACGGGAACCCGAGTCTGGTTCGATCTCGCTCTCACCTCGTGA
- a CDS encoding SDR family NAD(P)-dependent oxidoreductase produces the protein MLFAHPRRFPPKDRAVVVTGASSGLGRECALHLDQLGFRVFAGVRRSDDALALTAASTSGRLRPLKLDVTREDLIWKAAARVSEETGDDGLWGLVNNAGMCLSAPMECLSPDALRYQMETNLIGHFAVTRAFLPQIRKAEGRIVNVSSGLGRIASPYLGAYAATQFAKEGLSDALRRELRPFGVAVVVVQPGAISTPIWGKVREAAHDILSGASQEVTDLYRPSFLNFLERNERRARSSTTHPESFANAVAHALTAGRPRTRYRVGRDARATSVLARLLPDAVLDAAFDAVVATRRERARESVAAQS, from the coding sequence ATGTTGTTCGCACATCCCCGGCGCTTTCCGCCAAAGGACCGGGCTGTCGTCGTCACCGGCGCGTCCTCCGGCCTGGGCAGGGAATGCGCACTCCACCTGGACCAGCTGGGATTCCGGGTCTTCGCGGGTGTGCGGCGGTCCGACGACGCCCTGGCACTGACCGCGGCCTCGACATCCGGCCGGCTGCGTCCCCTCAAGCTCGACGTCACACGAGAGGACTTGATCTGGAAGGCGGCCGCCCGCGTCTCGGAAGAGACGGGTGACGACGGGCTGTGGGGCCTGGTCAACAACGCGGGGATGTGCCTCTCGGCTCCCATGGAATGCCTTTCACCCGACGCGTTGCGGTACCAGATGGAGACCAATCTCATCGGCCACTTCGCCGTGACCCGGGCATTCCTGCCGCAAATCCGGAAAGCTGAAGGACGGATCGTCAATGTGAGTTCCGGCCTCGGCCGGATCGCCAGTCCCTACCTGGGTGCCTACGCGGCGACACAGTTCGCCAAAGAGGGGCTCAGTGATGCGCTCCGCCGTGAGCTCAGGCCGTTCGGTGTGGCTGTCGTGGTGGTGCAGCCGGGGGCCATCAGCACTCCGATCTGGGGCAAGGTGCGCGAGGCCGCCCACGACATCCTGAGCGGGGCATCGCAGGAGGTCACCGACCTGTACCGGCCGTCGTTTCTGAACTTCCTGGAGCGGAACGAACGGCGGGCCCGGTCGAGCACCACGCATCCGGAGAGCTTTGCCAACGCTGTCGCCCACGCCCTCACCGCAGGTCGGCCGAGGACGCGCTACCGCGTCGGCCGTGACGCGCGAGCCACCAGTGTGCTGGCGCGGTTGCTGCCGGACGCCGTACTGGACGCGGCCTTCGACGCTGTCGTCGCCACGCGGCGAGAACGGGCTCGGGAATCGGTCGCCGCTCAGTCGTGA